From a region of the Podarcis muralis chromosome 16, rPodMur119.hap1.1, whole genome shotgun sequence genome:
- the TPST2 gene encoding protein-tyrosine sulfotransferase 2 isoform X1 encodes MRVTMRRVLMGVGFAIALMVSAHLGQQMLQCQHILGQGANRGLMRPENEELVMLDSNRVEYRYSKEMPLIFIGGVPRSGTTLMRAMLDAHPEVRCGEETRIIPRVLAMRQAWSKSGREKMRLDEAGVTDQVLDAAMQAFILEVIAKHGEPARYLCNKDPFTLKSSLYLSRIFPNSKFLLMVRDGRASVHSMITRKVTIAGFDLRSYRDCLIKWNKAIEVMHSQCLEIGLSRCLPIYYEQLVLHPQKTMQAIMEFLDIAWSDAVLHHEELIGKPGGVSLSKIERSTDQVIKPVNTEALTKWLGHIPADVLQDMAQIAPMLARLGYDPYANPPNYGNPDPLVINNTHRVLNGDFKTPANLKGHLQGAQNTTAFH; translated from the exons ATGCGGGTGACCATGAGGCGGGTTCTTATGGGGGTGGGCTTTGCCATTGCCCTGATGGTCTCTGCCCACCTGGGCCAACAGATGCTGCAATGCCAACACATACTGGGCCAAGGCGCCAACCGGGGACTGATGCGCCCGGAGAACGAGGAGCtggtgatgttggactccaaccggGTGGAATACCGTTACAGCAAGGAGATGCCTCTGATATTCATCGGTGGCGTCCCCCGGAGCGGGACTACACTGATGCGTGCCATGCTGGATGCTCACCCGGAAGTACGCTGTGGGGAGGAGACACGCATCATCCCGCGTGTGCTAGCCATGCGCCAAGCCTGGTCCAAATCTGGCCGGGAGAAGATGCGCTTGGACGAGGCTGGGGTGACTGACCAAGTCTTGGATGCCGCCATGCAGGCCTTCATCCTGGAGGTGATTGCCAAGCACGGAGAGCCAGCCAGGTACCTCTGCAACAAAGACCCCTTCACGCTCAAGTCCTCCCTGTACCTCTCCCGCATCTTCCCAAACTCCAAGTTTCTCCTGATGGTGCGTGACGGCCGGGCTTCCGTCCACTCCATGATCACCAGGAAAGTCACCATTGCCGGCTTTGACCTCCGCAGCTACCGGGACTGCTTGATCAAGTGGAACAAAGCCATTGAGGTGATGCACTCCCAGTGCTTGGAGATTGGGCTCTCGCGATGCCTCCCCATCTACTATGAGCAGCTTGTTCTGCACCCCCAAAAAACGATGCAGGCCATCATGGAATTCCTGGACATCGCCTGGAGCGATGCCGTCTTGCACCACGAGGAGCTGATTGGGAAGCCAGGCGGAGTCTCCCTTTCCAA GATTGAGCGATCCACGGACCAGGTGATCAAGCCAGTGAACACAGAGGCCTTGACGAAGTGGCTGGGGCACATCCCGGCAGATGTGCTGCAGGACATGGCTCAGATTGCTCCCATGCTGGCTAGGCTGGGCTATGACCCCTATGCAAATCCACCCAACTATGGGAATCCAGACCCTCTGGTGATCAACAACACACACAGG GTTCTTAATGGGGATTTTAAAACGCCTGCCAATCTGAAAGGACACCTCCAG GGTGCACAAAATACTACTGCTTTTCACTGA
- the TPST2 gene encoding protein-tyrosine sulfotransferase 2 isoform X2, with protein MRVTMRRVLMGVGFAIALMVSAHLGQQMLQCQHILGQGANRGLMRPENEELVMLDSNRVEYRYSKEMPLIFIGGVPRSGTTLMRAMLDAHPEVRCGEETRIIPRVLAMRQAWSKSGREKMRLDEAGVTDQVLDAAMQAFILEVIAKHGEPARYLCNKDPFTLKSSLYLSRIFPNSKFLLMVRDGRASVHSMITRKVTIAGFDLRSYRDCLIKWNKAIEVMHSQCLEIGLSRCLPIYYEQLVLHPQKTMQAIMEFLDIAWSDAVLHHEELIGKPGGVSLSKIERSTDQVIKPVNTEALTKWLGHIPADVLQDMAQIAPMLARLGYDPYANPPNYGNPDPLVINNTHRGAQNTTAFH; from the exons ATGCGGGTGACCATGAGGCGGGTTCTTATGGGGGTGGGCTTTGCCATTGCCCTGATGGTCTCTGCCCACCTGGGCCAACAGATGCTGCAATGCCAACACATACTGGGCCAAGGCGCCAACCGGGGACTGATGCGCCCGGAGAACGAGGAGCtggtgatgttggactccaaccggGTGGAATACCGTTACAGCAAGGAGATGCCTCTGATATTCATCGGTGGCGTCCCCCGGAGCGGGACTACACTGATGCGTGCCATGCTGGATGCTCACCCGGAAGTACGCTGTGGGGAGGAGACACGCATCATCCCGCGTGTGCTAGCCATGCGCCAAGCCTGGTCCAAATCTGGCCGGGAGAAGATGCGCTTGGACGAGGCTGGGGTGACTGACCAAGTCTTGGATGCCGCCATGCAGGCCTTCATCCTGGAGGTGATTGCCAAGCACGGAGAGCCAGCCAGGTACCTCTGCAACAAAGACCCCTTCACGCTCAAGTCCTCCCTGTACCTCTCCCGCATCTTCCCAAACTCCAAGTTTCTCCTGATGGTGCGTGACGGCCGGGCTTCCGTCCACTCCATGATCACCAGGAAAGTCACCATTGCCGGCTTTGACCTCCGCAGCTACCGGGACTGCTTGATCAAGTGGAACAAAGCCATTGAGGTGATGCACTCCCAGTGCTTGGAGATTGGGCTCTCGCGATGCCTCCCCATCTACTATGAGCAGCTTGTTCTGCACCCCCAAAAAACGATGCAGGCCATCATGGAATTCCTGGACATCGCCTGGAGCGATGCCGTCTTGCACCACGAGGAGCTGATTGGGAAGCCAGGCGGAGTCTCCCTTTCCAA GATTGAGCGATCCACGGACCAGGTGATCAAGCCAGTGAACACAGAGGCCTTGACGAAGTGGCTGGGGCACATCCCGGCAGATGTGCTGCAGGACATGGCTCAGATTGCTCCCATGCTGGCTAGGCTGGGCTATGACCCCTATGCAAATCCACCCAACTATGGGAATCCAGACCCTCTGGTGATCAACAACACACACAGG GGTGCACAAAATACTACTGCTTTTCACTGA